In Sphingomonas psychrotolerans, the following proteins share a genomic window:
- a CDS encoding CinA family protein, translated as MDTILPDQLVEAARKVLEANRAAGRRIAVAESCTGGLVSAALTEIPGSSDVFDVGFVTYSNEAKTEVLKVSSDVLETFGSVSIAVAWSMAQGALKRSTADVAVAITGIAGPDGGSEKKPVGTVVFAQAERGADPQHIVADARHFENNGRAGVRLQAALCALELLMPDAPAAAEPAESP; from the coding sequence ATGGATACGATTCTCCCCGACCAGCTGGTCGAAGCCGCGCGCAAAGTGCTCGAGGCGAACCGCGCCGCCGGCCGCCGCATCGCAGTGGCGGAAAGCTGTACCGGCGGCCTCGTCAGCGCCGCGCTGACCGAGATCCCGGGCTCGTCGGACGTGTTCGACGTCGGCTTCGTCACTTACTCGAACGAAGCCAAGACCGAAGTGCTCAAGGTCAGCAGCGACGTGCTCGAAACCTTCGGCTCGGTGTCGATCGCCGTCGCGTGGAGCATGGCGCAGGGCGCATTGAAGCGCAGCACCGCCGATGTCGCGGTGGCAATCACCGGGATCGCCGGCCCCGATGGTGGCAGCGAGAAGAAGCCGGTGGGCACCGTGGTGTTCGCGCAGGCCGAGCGCGGTGCCGACCCCCAGCACATCGTCGCCGATGCGCGGCACTTCGAGAATAATGGCCGCGCCGGCGTGCGGCTTCAGGCGGCGCTTTGCGCGCTCGAGCTGCTGATGCCCGACGCGCCGGCTGCGGCCGAGCCCGCCGAGTCGCCATAG
- a CDS encoding type II toxin-antitoxin system RatA family toxin, which translates to MPKHSETRALPYTPEQMFDLVADVGRYGEFLPWVSAVRVRSNSDIQMVADLIVGFKGLRESFTSCVEKQRPGHIRVDYLEGPLKHLNNDWKFRPDGKGGCLVDFCVDFAFKNRVFEMLAGQVFDRALRKMINAFEERAARLYGDSAGSAAAGASGISSSSAQSAA; encoded by the coding sequence ATGCCTAAGCATTCGGAGACGCGCGCGCTGCCCTATACGCCGGAGCAGATGTTCGACCTGGTCGCTGATGTCGGCCGCTATGGCGAGTTCCTGCCTTGGGTTTCGGCGGTGCGGGTGCGCTCGAACAGCGACATCCAGATGGTCGCGGACCTGATCGTCGGGTTCAAGGGACTGCGCGAGAGCTTCACGTCGTGCGTCGAGAAGCAGCGCCCGGGGCATATCCGGGTCGACTATCTCGAAGGGCCGCTCAAGCACCTCAACAATGACTGGAAATTCCGGCCCGACGGCAAGGGCGGTTGTCTCGTCGATTTCTGCGTCGACTTCGCGTTCAAGAACCGTGTGTTCGAGATGCTGGCGGGGCAGGTGTTCGATCGCGCGCTGCGCAAAATGATCAACGCGTTCGAGGAGCGCGCGGCGCGGCTCTATGGCGACTCGGCGGGCTCGGCCGCAGCCGGCGCGTCGGGCATCAGCAGCTCGAGCGCGCAAAGCGCCGCCTGA
- the lipA gene encoding lipoyl synthase translates to MNEMSPLPRPANPSEGRVRKPDWIRVKAPTSEGFAATRALMRSKSLTTVCEEAACPNIGECWSKKHATVMILGDTCTRACAFCNVKTGMPRAVDPMEPENVADAAAQMGLSHIVVTSVDRDDLPDGGAKQFVKVIEAIRRSNPTTTIEILTPDFRNKHEQAVEMIVAARPDVYNHNLETVPRLYPTIRPGARYYASLRLLETVKKLDPSIFTKSGIMLGLGEERLEVHQVMDDMRSADVDFLTMGQYLQPTPRHTKVIEFVTPQAFGSYGAIARAKGFLLVASSPLTRSSYHAGDDFAKMRDARAAKLAKVTAAV, encoded by the coding sequence ATGAACGAGATGTCCCCGCTGCCGCGCCCGGCCAATCCTTCTGAAGGGCGCGTCCGCAAGCCCGACTGGATCCGCGTCAAGGCGCCAACTTCGGAAGGCTTCGCGGCGACACGCGCGCTAATGCGCTCGAAGAGCCTGACCACGGTGTGCGAGGAAGCCGCCTGCCCGAACATCGGCGAATGCTGGTCGAAGAAGCACGCGACGGTGATGATCCTCGGCGACACCTGCACGCGGGCCTGCGCGTTCTGCAACGTCAAGACCGGTATGCCGCGTGCGGTGGACCCGATGGAGCCCGAGAACGTCGCCGATGCCGCGGCGCAGATGGGGCTCTCGCACATCGTCGTCACTTCGGTCGACCGCGACGATCTGCCCGATGGCGGCGCGAAGCAGTTCGTCAAGGTGATCGAGGCGATCCGCCGCTCGAATCCGACGACGACGATCGAGATTCTGACCCCCGATTTCCGCAACAAGCACGAGCAGGCCGTCGAGATGATCGTCGCGGCGCGGCCCGACGTCTACAATCACAATCTCGAGACGGTGCCGCGGCTCTATCCGACGATCCGCCCGGGCGCGCGTTATTACGCGTCGCTGCGACTGCTCGAGACGGTCAAGAAGCTCGATCCGTCGATCTTCACCAAATCGGGGATCATGCTCGGGCTCGGCGAAGAGCGATTGGAGGTCCACCAGGTGATGGACGACATGCGTTCGGCCGACGTGGATTTCCTGACAATGGGCCAGTATCTCCAGCCGACCCCGCGCCACACCAAGGTGATCGAGTTCGTCACCCCGCAGGCGTTCGGCTCGTACGGCGCGATCGCTCGTGCCAAGGGCTTCCTGCTCGTCGCCTCGTCGCCGCTGACGCGCTCAAGCTACCACGCCGGCGACGATTTCGCGAAGATGCGCGATGCGCGGGCGGCCAAGCTGGCGAAGGTGACCGCGGCCGTCTGA
- a CDS encoding carbonic anhydrase — translation MTDFSDLLTGYRRFRQIEYRRQRDRWDELSEGQAPKVMVIACSDSRVDPAQVFDTSPGEIFVVRNIANLVPPFELGGGRHGVSAALEFAVTQLEVPEIVVMGHGACGGVHAALTRRFEGKAPGAGGFIAHWVDMLDEARDRVIAEHGDGEEAIRALELETVRVSIANLRTFPCIPEREAAGTLKIHGAYFAIRDGVLHVMDDAGAFAPA, via the coding sequence ATGACCGACTTCAGCGACCTGCTCACCGGCTATCGCCGCTTCCGCCAGATCGAATATCGTCGCCAGCGCGATCGCTGGGATGAGCTGTCCGAGGGGCAAGCACCCAAGGTGATGGTGATCGCCTGCTCCGACAGCCGGGTCGATCCGGCGCAGGTCTTCGACACCTCGCCCGGCGAGATCTTCGTCGTTCGCAACATCGCCAATCTCGTGCCCCCGTTCGAGCTGGGCGGCGGCCGCCACGGTGTCTCTGCCGCGCTGGAATTCGCAGTGACTCAGCTGGAAGTGCCCGAGATCGTCGTGATGGGCCACGGCGCGTGCGGCGGCGTCCACGCCGCGCTCACTCGCCGCTTCGAAGGCAAGGCGCCCGGTGCAGGCGGGTTCATCGCCCATTGGGTCGACATGCTCGACGAAGCGCGCGATCGCGTCATCGCCGAACATGGCGATGGCGAGGAGGCGATCCGCGCGCTCGAACTCGAGACGGTGCGCGTCTCGATCGCGAACCTGCGCACCTTTCCTTGCATTCCCGAGCGCGAGGCAGCTGGCACGCTCAAGATCCACGGCGCCTATTTCGCGATCCGCGACGGGGTGCTGCACGTGATGGACGATGCAGGCGCGTTCGCGCCGGCCTGA
- a CDS encoding polyphosphate kinase 2 family protein, with the protein MTIDLSDYESGGPFEGHYKKALKKLQKRLSHIHYAHIVHKRRAIIVFEGWDAAGKGGIIQRLTAEWDPRYYEVWPISAPTPEELAHHFLWRFWRRLPAQHNIAIFDRSWYGRVLVERVEGFAKEPEWRRGYDEINDFEAQQVASGTTLIKVFVHVTQQTQDQRLRDRLEHPWKRWKTGLEDYRNRARRADYLQAMAEMFERTDTKHARWIVVDGNDKKAARIAALTAIADALEAKVPMEPPVLDPEVVKAAKKALGL; encoded by the coding sequence ATGACCATTGATCTCAGCGACTATGAATCCGGCGGCCCCTTCGAAGGCCATTACAAGAAGGCGTTGAAGAAGCTCCAGAAGCGCCTCAGTCACATTCACTACGCGCACATCGTGCACAAGCGGCGCGCGATCATCGTGTTCGAAGGCTGGGATGCGGCGGGGAAGGGCGGGATCATCCAGCGGCTCACCGCCGAATGGGACCCACGCTATTACGAGGTCTGGCCGATCTCGGCGCCGACGCCCGAGGAACTGGCGCATCATTTCCTCTGGCGCTTCTGGCGACGGCTGCCCGCGCAGCACAATATCGCGATCTTCGACCGCAGCTGGTACGGCCGCGTCCTCGTCGAGCGGGTCGAGGGCTTCGCGAAGGAACCTGAATGGCGGCGCGGCTATGACGAGATCAACGATTTCGAGGCGCAGCAGGTCGCCAGCGGTACGACGCTGATCAAGGTGTTCGTCCATGTGACGCAGCAAACGCAGGACCAGAGACTGCGCGACCGGCTCGAACATCCGTGGAAACGCTGGAAGACCGGGTTGGAGGATTATCGCAATCGGGCCAGGCGGGCCGACTATCTGCAGGCGATGGCCGAGATGTTCGAGCGGACCGATACGAAGCACGCGCGCTGGATCGTGGTGGACGGCAACGACAAAAAGGCGGCGCGGATTGCTGCGTTGACTGCGATCGCCGACGCGCTCGAGGCGAAGGTGCCGATGGAGCCGCCCGTGCTCGATCCCGAAGTAGTGAAAGCGGCGAAGAAGGCGCTGGGCCTTTAG
- the aspS gene encoding aspartate--tRNA ligase, giving the protein MHAYRTHTCAQLRAINVGEEVRLSGWVHRKRDHGDLVFIDLRDHYGITQIVTDVSGPAFAVIESLRAESVITVTGKVVARDASVVNPNLPTGEIEVRAAEVTVQSPAQELPLPVFGEAEYPEDIRLRYRFLDLRRERLHKNILLRSNVMASLRRRMIDQGFTEFQTPILTASSPEGARDYLVPSRVHPGKFYALPQAPQMFKQLLMVAGFDRYFQIAPCFRDEDARADRSPGEFYQLDFEMSFVTQDDVFAAIEPVLHGVFEEFANWEGKGRSVSPLPFKRIPYRESMLKYGNDKPDLRNPLLITDVSDFFKGSGFGRFASIVEGGDVVRAIPATNTHEKSRKFFDDMNSWAQSEGFPGLGYATQKDGVFGGPIANNHGQEGMKAIAEAMGLGPNDGIFFAAGKEAQAAKLAGLARTRAAEQLELIDQSRFEFCWIVDFPMFEADEDTGKIDFSHNPFSMPQGELEALETRDPLDILAYQYDIVCNGVELSSGAIRNHRPEIMYKAFEIAGYTQADVDTNFAGMINAFKFGAPPHGGSAPGVDRIVMLLADEPNIREVIVFPMTQKAEDLMMQAPSFVSEKQLKELNIRLAPQVAADLAKKGTDGIVDPAAG; this is encoded by the coding sequence ATGCACGCCTATCGCACGCACACTTGCGCCCAGCTCCGCGCCATTAATGTCGGCGAGGAAGTCCGCCTTTCGGGCTGGGTCCATCGCAAGCGCGATCATGGCGACCTCGTCTTCATCGACTTGCGCGACCATTATGGCATCACCCAGATCGTCACCGACGTCAGCGGCCCGGCCTTCGCGGTAATCGAGTCGCTGCGCGCCGAATCGGTGATCACCGTCACCGGCAAGGTCGTGGCGCGCGACGCCAGCGTGGTGAACCCGAACCTGCCGACCGGCGAGATCGAGGTCCGCGCCGCCGAGGTGACCGTCCAGTCGCCGGCGCAGGAGCTGCCGCTCCCGGTGTTCGGCGAGGCCGAATATCCCGAGGATATCCGCCTGCGCTATCGCTTCCTCGATCTGCGCCGCGAGCGGCTGCACAAGAACATCCTGCTGCGCTCGAACGTCATGGCCTCGCTGCGTCGCCGGATGATCGACCAGGGATTCACCGAGTTCCAGACGCCGATTCTCACCGCGAGCAGCCCCGAGGGCGCACGCGACTATCTGGTTCCCAGCCGCGTCCATCCGGGCAAGTTCTACGCGCTCCCGCAGGCGCCGCAGATGTTCAAGCAGCTGCTGATGGTCGCCGGCTTCGATCGCTATTTCCAGATCGCGCCTTGCTTCCGCGACGAGGATGCGCGTGCCGATCGTAGCCCCGGTGAATTCTATCAGCTCGATTTCGAAATGAGCTTCGTCACCCAGGACGATGTGTTCGCGGCGATCGAGCCGGTGCTCCACGGCGTGTTCGAAGAGTTCGCCAACTGGGAAGGCAAGGGCCGCAGTGTCTCGCCGCTGCCGTTCAAGCGCATCCCGTACCGCGAATCGATGCTGAAATACGGCAACGACAAGCCCGATCTGCGCAATCCGCTGCTGATCACCGACGTCTCCGACTTCTTCAAGGGATCGGGCTTCGGCCGCTTCGCCTCGATCGTCGAGGGCGGCGATGTGGTCCGCGCCATCCCGGCGACCAATACCCACGAGAAGAGCCGGAAGTTCTTCGACGACATGAACAGCTGGGCGCAGTCGGAGGGCTTCCCTGGGCTCGGCTATGCGACGCAGAAGGACGGCGTGTTCGGCGGCCCGATCGCCAACAACCATGGCCAGGAGGGCATGAAGGCCATTGCGGAAGCGATGGGTCTCGGCCCCAATGACGGGATCTTCTTCGCGGCCGGCAAGGAAGCGCAGGCCGCAAAGCTCGCGGGGCTCGCACGCACCCGCGCCGCTGAGCAGCTCGAGCTGATCGACCAGAGCCGGTTCGAATTCTGCTGGATCGTCGATTTCCCGATGTTCGAGGCCGACGAGGACACGGGGAAGATCGACTTCAGCCACAATCCCTTCAGCATGCCGCAGGGCGAGCTCGAGGCGCTGGAGACCAGGGACCCGCTCGATATCCTCGCGTACCAGTATGACATCGTCTGCAACGGCGTCGAGCTGAGCTCGGGCGCGATTCGGAACCACCGTCCAGAGATCATGTACAAGGCGTTCGAGATCGCCGGCTACACCCAGGCCGATGTCGACACCAATTTCGCCGGCATGATCAACGCCTTCAAGTTCGGCGCTCCTCCGCACGGCGGTTCGGCGCCGGGTGTCGACCGCATCGTGATGCTGCTGGCCGACGAGCCCAACATTCGCGAGGTGATCGTCTTCCCGATGACGCAGAAGGCGGAGGACCTGATGATGCAGGCCCCGAGCTTCGTCAGCGAGAAGCAGCTCAAGGAGCTGAACATCCGACTCGCGCCGCAGGTTGCCGCCGATCTCGCAAAGAAGGGCACCGACGGCATCGTCGATCCCGCGGCGGGCTGA